The following are encoded in a window of Chitinophagaceae bacterium genomic DNA:
- the wecB gene encoding UDP-N-acetylglucosamine 2-epimerase (non-hydrolyzing) translates to MNITLIAGARPNFMKIAPIIRAIKSAQSEGKDIQYRLVHTGQHYDKKMSGDFFEQLGIPEPDTNLECGGGTQAEQTAGIMVKFEQELVANRPDLVLVVGDVTSTMACTITAKKLCVDVAHVEAGIRSGDMTMPEEINRIVTDALCDYYFTTSEQANRQLKKNGAPDNSIHFVGNTMIDTLFQNEDRLKKPAFWDAFELKRKEYFLVTLHRPSNVDDPQKLASIIAAIDEASMDFPVIFPVHPRTRQIIDKFKIRDDKMIMIDPQGYLEFIYLVKNAKGIITDSGGITEEATVLHVPCLTLRNSTERPETVTLGTNELIGDDISKLKPCLKKIIDGEWKKGVIPPYWDGKTSERIVDVLCSIYKVKTLVGA, encoded by the coding sequence ATGAACATAACTTTAATTGCCGGCGCCCGACCAAATTTTATGAAGATCGCCCCCATAATCCGGGCCATCAAATCCGCCCAGTCGGAAGGGAAGGATATTCAATACCGCCTGGTTCATACCGGGCAGCATTATGATAAAAAAATGAGTGGGGATTTTTTCGAACAGTTGGGTATCCCGGAGCCGGATACAAACCTGGAATGCGGGGGGGGTACACAGGCAGAGCAGACAGCCGGCATTATGGTAAAGTTTGAGCAGGAATTAGTGGCCAACAGGCCCGACCTTGTTTTGGTTGTAGGCGATGTAACTTCTACCATGGCATGTACCATTACTGCAAAAAAACTTTGTGTGGATGTGGCCCATGTAGAAGCCGGAATACGGTCAGGGGACATGACCATGCCCGAAGAAATAAACCGGATTGTTACAGACGCCCTTTGCGATTACTATTTTACAACAAGCGAGCAGGCCAACCGGCAGTTGAAAAAGAACGGGGCACCGGATAACAGCATCCATTTTGTTGGAAACACCATGATCGACACTCTTTTTCAAAATGAAGACCGTTTGAAAAAACCTGCTTTTTGGGATGCTTTTGAACTTAAAAGGAAAGAATATTTTTTAGTAACCCTCCATCGTCCTTCCAATGTTGATGACCCGCAAAAGCTCGCATCCATTATTGCTGCAATCGACGAAGCATCCATGGATTTCCCGGTAATTTTTCCGGTGCATCCACGCACACGACAGATTATAGATAAGTTTAAGATCAGGGATGATAAAATGATCATGATCGATCCCCAGGGGTATCTTGAATTTATTTACCTTGTAAAAAATGCCAAGGGAATAATAACAGACTCCGGCGGAATTACAGAAGAGGCAACGGTGCTGCATGTACCATGCCTGACTTTGCGGAATTCAACAGAAAGACCCGAAACGGTGACCCTTGGCACCAATGAATTAATTGGAGACGATATCAGCAAGCTGAAACCCTGTTTGAAAAAGATCATAGATGGCGAATGGAAGAAAGGTGTAATCCCGCCTTATTGGGATGGAAAGACCTCTGAAAGAATAGTTGATGTGTTATGCTCCATATACAAAGTGAAAACATTGGTCGGCGCCTGA
- a CDS encoding WecB/TagA/CpsF family glycosyltransferase gives MKRVTICDIPVDSLTMRETIGLIDDAITRRKPIHHVVINAAKVVNAQKDTALKESIVSCDIINADGQAIVWASRFLGRPLPERVAGIDIMANLVKLAAEKKYRIFFLGAREEVVKKVAEIYTAEYGNNIVAGYRNGYFTKEEEQNVAKQIAGSGASILFVAMSSPKKEIFLNTYKEIIQTPFIMGVGGSFDVVSGLVKRAPMWMQKTGLEWFYRVMQEPRRMWKRYLFGNSEFIYLVIKEKTKQIFRIK, from the coding sequence ATGAAAAGAGTAACTATTTGTGATATCCCGGTTGATTCACTTACCATGCGGGAGACCATCGGGTTGATCGATGATGCAATAACCAGGCGGAAGCCAATTCATCATGTGGTCATTAATGCCGCTAAAGTGGTGAATGCACAAAAGGATACCGCTTTAAAAGAGTCTATTGTCAGTTGTGATATCATCAATGCAGACGGACAAGCCATCGTTTGGGCTTCACGATTTTTAGGAAGACCTTTGCCCGAGCGGGTGGCGGGTATAGATATAATGGCAAACCTGGTAAAACTGGCGGCCGAGAAAAAATACCGTATTTTCTTTTTGGGTGCCAGGGAGGAGGTTGTAAAAAAAGTGGCGGAAATATATACAGCGGAATATGGGAATAACATCGTTGCCGGCTACCGCAACGGGTATTTTACAAAAGAGGAAGAACAAAATGTAGCTAAGCAAATTGCCGGTTCCGGGGCAAGTATTCTTTTTGTGGCCATGAGCTCCCCCAAAAAGGAGATATTTTTAAATACGTATAAGGAGATCATTCAGACCCCTTTTATCATGGGTGTGGGGGGGAGTTTTGATGTGGTATCGGGGCTTGTTAAAAGAGCCCCCATGTGGATGCAGAAAACCGGCCTGGAATGGTTTTACCGGGTAATGCAGGAGCCCCGGCGGATGTGGAAGCGTTATTTGTTTGGAAATTCGGAGTTTATTTACTTAGTAATAAAAGAAAAGACAAAACAAATTTTTCGGATAAAATAA
- a CDS encoding delta-aminolevulinic acid dehydratase has product MNSTAVIESLNKLQRYCESEGFKGYDPYDGLNSRFFQSLPFISRNRFFRLAWIQFFKRSPMNLRSLTGIKKEYNPKGLGLFLAGYCNLYDHEPREDYKNKISFLTARILELKSEGYSGACWGYNFDWQARAFFQPKHTPTVVATAFIANALLDAYHITKDEKLLKTARSTCDFILKDLNRTYDSDGNFAFSYSPVDKSVVFNASLLGSRLMSRVYSITKETALADAAKRSVSFCCSYQKQDGSWGYGTLPFHQWIDNFHTGYNLECIHDYMRFTGNNDYQKNVDQGFQYYINTFFTEDGIPRYYSNSTYPIDIHAPAQLIITLAKLGKFHAHKKIMDKVLDWTIKNMQSGEGFFYYQVNKYFSSKIPYIRWAQSWMFYALTTYIKSENNEKSNYL; this is encoded by the coding sequence TTGAACAGTACCGCCGTCATAGAATCATTAAACAAACTTCAGAGATATTGTGAATCTGAGGGTTTTAAAGGCTACGATCCTTATGACGGGCTGAACAGCCGCTTTTTTCAATCTTTACCGTTTATTTCCAGGAACAGGTTCTTCCGTCTGGCATGGATACAGTTTTTCAAGCGGTCTCCCATGAACCTGCGGTCGCTTACCGGAATAAAAAAGGAGTATAACCCGAAGGGACTTGGTTTATTCCTGGCCGGGTATTGCAACCTGTACGATCATGAACCACGGGAAGACTATAAAAATAAGATCAGTTTTCTTACAGCACGGATACTTGAATTAAAGAGTGAAGGATATAGCGGTGCCTGTTGGGGATATAACTTCGACTGGCAGGCACGGGCTTTTTTCCAGCCCAAACACACCCCTACGGTAGTGGCTACTGCTTTTATCGCCAATGCCCTGCTTGATGCATATCATATCACAAAAGATGAAAAACTGCTCAAAACTGCACGAAGCACCTGCGATTTCATTTTAAAAGACCTGAACAGGACATATGACAGTGACGGCAACTTTGCTTTTTCCTATTCGCCGGTGGATAAAAGCGTTGTCTTCAATGCCTCCTTGTTGGGGAGCCGGCTGATGAGCCGTGTTTACAGTATCACGAAAGAAACGGCGCTGGCAGATGCGGCAAAAAGATCGGTAAGCTTTTGCTGTTCTTACCAGAAACAGGATGGATCATGGGGATATGGTACATTGCCTTTCCATCAATGGATCGATAATTTTCACACAGGGTATAACCTGGAGTGTATTCATGATTACATGAGGTTTACCGGGAATAACGACTATCAAAAAAACGTAGACCAGGGATTTCAGTACTATATAAATACGTTTTTTACAGAAGACGGTATTCCCAGGTATTACAGTAACTCTACTTACCCGATAGACATTCATGCACCGGCCCAGCTGATCATCACGCTGGCCAAACTCGGGAAATTTCATGCGCATAAAAAAATAATGGATAAAGTACTTGACTGGACAATCAAGAACATGCAATCCGGGGAGGGTTTTTTTTATTACCAGGTCAATAAGTATTTTTCATCAAAGATACCCTACATACGTTGGGCACAATCGTGGATGTTTTATGCCCTTACCACGTACATTAAATCCGAAAACAATGAAAAGAGTAACTATTTGTGA
- a CDS encoding undecaprenyl-phosphate glucose phosphotransferase encodes MNRQFERYLQITLVLLDLLILNTIFFICQVIFKTHLSSNTAGAYFNFWVVSNIFWIVPSFLLRTYAGKIILSFEFFTKRTIQVYLLWIIFVLVYLFFSFEVNISRLFIFSIFISFGLGLLLNRFLYLGIRNYYKKSDHIFKKVLILGYNDTAKKLAKYFEEDGINTQLIGYVENEGNVHELTHYPVLTGIENTLRVAKEMKINEIFSTITPEQNKDIYELMFQSEKECIRFKIVPNLSVFITRDVHIEYFGDLPILSLRSEPLDDVGNRIKKRALDLVVSTLVIVFILSWLIPILGLLIMLESRGPVFFSQLRTGKNKSSFKCLKFRSMRSNKEADTKQATKNDSRVTAIGRFIRKTSLDEFPQFINVFKGEMSLVGPRPHMLKHTTDYSKVVEDYMIRQFLKPGITGWAQINGYRGEITNPEQIKMRVNKDLWYLENWSLWLDIQILFLTIYHVLRGNKNAF; translated from the coding sequence ATGAACCGGCAGTTTGAACGATACTTGCAGATAACATTGGTTTTACTGGACCTGCTGATATTAAATACTATATTTTTTATCTGCCAGGTCATATTTAAAACACACCTCTCATCCAACACGGCGGGCGCTTATTTTAATTTCTGGGTTGTTTCAAATATTTTCTGGATCGTACCTTCTTTCCTGCTGAGAACCTATGCGGGGAAGATCATTTTAAGCTTTGAATTCTTCACCAAAAGAACCATCCAGGTATATTTGCTCTGGATAATCTTTGTGTTGGTTTACCTGTTCTTTTCTTTCGAGGTAAATATTTCCAGGCTGTTTATTTTTTCAATCTTCATCAGCTTTGGCCTGGGATTGCTTTTAAACCGGTTCTTATACCTTGGGATAAGGAACTACTATAAAAAAAGCGATCATATTTTCAAGAAAGTTCTCATCCTTGGATATAATGATACTGCCAAAAAGCTGGCAAAGTATTTTGAGGAAGACGGAATTAATACGCAGTTGATCGGGTATGTGGAAAATGAAGGGAATGTGCATGAGCTTACGCACTACCCGGTCCTTACGGGTATTGAGAATACCTTGCGTGTTGCCAAAGAAATGAAAATCAACGAGATCTTCTCCACCATAACGCCGGAACAGAATAAAGACATCTATGAGCTGATGTTTCAGTCAGAAAAAGAATGTATCCGGTTTAAAATCGTTCCCAACCTTTCCGTATTTATCACCCGGGATGTGCATATAGAATATTTTGGTGACCTTCCTATACTTTCCCTTCGCAGCGAGCCATTGGATGATGTGGGTAACCGTATCAAAAAAAGGGCGTTGGACCTGGTGGTGAGTACATTGGTTATTGTATTCATCCTGTCATGGCTGATACCGATACTGGGACTTTTGATCATGCTGGAATCCAGGGGCCCTGTTTTCTTTTCACAATTGCGCACCGGGAAAAACAAATCAAGCTTCAAATGCCTCAAATTCCGGAGCATGCGATCCAATAAGGAGGCGGATACAAAGCAGGCAACAAAGAACGACTCGAGGGTGACAGCCATAGGAAGGTTCATCCGGAAAACCAGCCTGGATGAATTTCCCCAGTTCATCAATGTATTTAAAGGCGAAATGAGCCTGGTAGGACCAAGGCCACATATGCTGAAACATACTACCGATTATTCAAAAGTGGTGGAGGATTATATGATCAGGCAGTTTTTAAAGCCGGGAATAACGGGATGGGCACAAATAAACGGTTACCGGGGTGAAATAACGAACCCCGAACAAATCAAGATGCGGGTGAATAAAGATCTATGGTACCTGGAGAACTGGAGCCTGTGGCTGGATATACAAATCCTTTTCTTAACGATCTATCATGTTTTAAGAGGGAATAAAAATGCCTTTTAA
- a CDS encoding T9SS type A sorting domain-containing protein — translation MKKIFLLIVSAITANSLFAQGVTYYVQADQDDWQLFMAQKVTADLADGKKVVFITLTAGDAGNGSSAYGGASVPYFSSRERGAIYSTKLVGDMINAPIPPFNNTYPLPTLGYASINGKNIAKYYFGNPSGPGALVNYFLRLPDGGPAGAGYAGTGNKSLKKLKEGTIPNMTSVDGANTYTWTELVNMITAIIFAESGTGTQAWLNTSNLNTALYPDISDHVFSSTAAQEAVASHWAIGINEFVMDYSSNSSANLSTEDYQIAIQLFGIYNWSLLRDRYSSQLNSTTRAWFPMELYTEKRAPVGVLPVALSDLTGTLKGNSILLEWTTSQEVNSKEFQVEKSYDGMLYQKIATIAASGNSTSAKKYNFLDKDVAELNYYRLNMVDQDGSFKRSNVVLVKYSGIVQDVFATTNPFRDYVGLRFAKAPKGELSYRLIDLSGKQVTSGKLYNPFSSMARINLNTVLSRGMYLLQVETEGKQYSIKLLKE, via the coding sequence ATGAAAAAGATATTTTTACTTATAGTAAGCGCAATAACAGCAAATTCACTTTTCGCACAAGGAGTAACCTACTATGTACAGGCTGACCAGGATGACTGGCAGTTGTTCATGGCGCAGAAGGTTACGGCGGACCTGGCCGACGGAAAGAAAGTGGTTTTCATCACCCTTACGGCGGGAGATGCGGGAAATGGAAGCAGTGCGTATGGCGGAGCTTCGGTTCCCTATTTTTCATCCAGGGAAAGAGGAGCAATCTATTCCACCAAATTGGTTGGTGATATGATCAATGCGCCCATACCACCATTTAATAATACCTATCCGTTGCCTACCCTGGGATATGCCAGCATCAATGGAAAGAATATTGCAAAATATTACTTTGGTAATCCCAGCGGCCCCGGGGCCCTTGTAAATTATTTTTTACGGCTTCCCGACGGTGGTCCTGCAGGTGCAGGTTATGCCGGGACAGGGAATAAATCATTGAAAAAACTGAAAGAGGGAACGATCCCCAATATGACATCGGTGGACGGTGCGAATACGTATACCTGGACAGAACTCGTGAATATGATCACGGCAATAATTTTCGCTGAAAGTGGAACTGGCACACAGGCATGGTTAAATACTTCCAACCTGAATACCGCTTTATACCCGGATATCTCGGACCACGTTTTTTCATCTACTGCCGCACAGGAAGCTGTTGCCTCACATTGGGCAATAGGGATTAATGAATTTGTAATGGATTATTCCTCCAATTCGTCAGCCAATCTTTCTACCGAAGACTACCAGATTGCAATTCAGCTTTTCGGGATCTATAACTGGAGTTTACTGAGAGACCGGTATTCCTCTCAACTGAACAGCACTACCAGGGCCTGGTTCCCCATGGAGCTTTATACAGAAAAACGTGCGCCGGTTGGTGTACTGCCTGTAGCCCTGTCGGATCTAACCGGTACCCTTAAAGGGAACAGCATATTGCTTGAATGGACTACTTCACAGGAAGTGAACAGCAAAGAATTCCAGGTTGAAAAATCATACGATGGGATGCTGTACCAGAAAATAGCTACCATAGCAGCTTCCGGGAACAGCACTTCCGCAAAAAAATATAATTTCCTGGATAAGGATGTTGCCGAACTGAATTACTACAGGCTGAATATGGTAGACCAGGATGGTTCTTTTAAACGCAGCAATGTAGTACTTGTTAAATACTCCGGTATTGTGCAGGATGTTTTTGCAACGACTAATCCGTTCAGGGATTATGTCGGACTTCGTTTTGCAAAGGCTCCCAAAGGGGAACTGTCATACCGGTTAATTGACCTGTCCGGAAAACAGGTGACTTCCGGAAAATTGTACAATCCATTCTCTTCCATGGCGAGGATCAACTTAAATACAGTACTGAGCAGGGGAATGTACTTGTTGCAGGTAGAAACGGAGGGAAAACAATACAGCATCAAATTACTGAAGGAATAA
- a CDS encoding bi-domain-containing oxidoreductase: MKQVIQNFKTGELYVDDVPLPALSEGMVLVENNFSLISAGTERGTVKVAQANLLNKARQRPDLVAQVMQNIKKEGLMATISKVKTKLDSLKAMGYSTSGVVLSSMDTKGMFRPGDRVACAGVDYASHAEVVAVPQNLVVKVPDEVGLDDAAFTTLGAIAMQGVRQAEAGIGEKVCVIGLGLLGQITCQLLRANGCSVFGTDLSESFVSIANEHSADKAVLRNDANLKTACDNFTNGHGFDTVIITAATQSNDPIELAGELARKKGKVVVVGGVPMNVPRDPFYYRKELDIRMSCSYGPGRYDTDYEENGQDYPYAYVRWTEQRNMESFLGLIARKSINLKPLTTHVVDIDDAEKAYDIILGKIKEHHIGILLKYPANETKSRSLVAVSNKPLSAINTAFIGAGSFAQSYLIPNIKPTGASLDGVVTSRGITAKNAADKFGFNFCSSDANDVLKNEKVNTVFIATPHSSHAGLAMQALKAGKNVFVEKPLAMNSQELDQIIETRRTHTQPLMVGFNRRFAPVSAGIKNALMNTGEPMVINIRVNAGFIPKDNWVQQKDTGGGRIIGEMCHFIDLMQYFTGSDPVKVYAECISTTNDKITAADNISIVVKFQNGSVGNLTYLANGDKAMPKELIEVFSGSKIGVINDFREGLIYKNGKATKLKSSGKGHKEEVEAFINALKSGNDSPIDFRSICLTTLTTFKIHDSLYTGMPQSIELTDM, from the coding sequence ATGAAACAGGTAATTCAAAATTTCAAGACAGGAGAGCTATATGTAGATGATGTTCCATTGCCCGCACTTTCGGAAGGGATGGTATTGGTGGAAAACAATTTTTCACTCATCAGTGCCGGCACAGAAAGGGGAACAGTAAAAGTAGCGCAGGCAAACCTGCTTAATAAGGCAAGGCAACGGCCTGATCTTGTTGCCCAGGTAATGCAAAACATAAAAAAGGAAGGGCTGATGGCCACGATCAGTAAGGTAAAAACCAAACTGGATTCGTTAAAGGCAATGGGTTACAGTACAAGTGGCGTTGTTTTGTCAAGCATGGACACCAAAGGCATGTTCAGGCCAGGCGACAGGGTTGCATGTGCCGGAGTTGATTATGCGTCGCATGCAGAGGTTGTTGCCGTTCCGCAGAACCTTGTGGTTAAGGTACCCGATGAAGTGGGCCTGGATGACGCAGCATTTACAACACTCGGTGCTATTGCCATGCAGGGAGTCCGGCAGGCAGAAGCCGGTATTGGAGAAAAAGTATGCGTTATTGGCCTTGGCCTGCTCGGGCAAATAACCTGCCAGTTGCTTCGTGCAAACGGCTGTTCCGTTTTTGGGACCGATCTTTCCGAATCCTTTGTTTCCATTGCAAATGAACATTCGGCCGATAAGGCAGTTTTGAGAAATGATGCAAACCTGAAAACAGCCTGCGATAATTTTACAAATGGCCACGGTTTTGACACCGTTATCATAACAGCAGCCACTCAATCAAACGATCCGATCGAACTGGCAGGCGAACTGGCCAGGAAAAAAGGAAAGGTAGTTGTAGTGGGAGGAGTGCCCATGAATGTACCAAGGGATCCGTTTTATTACAGGAAAGAACTTGATATCCGGATGTCATGTTCCTATGGACCGGGCAGGTATGATACCGATTATGAAGAAAATGGTCAGGATTATCCGTATGCCTATGTACGCTGGACGGAACAACGGAATATGGAGAGTTTTCTTGGCCTGATCGCCCGTAAAAGCATTAACCTGAAACCATTAACGACCCATGTAGTGGATATTGATGATGCGGAGAAAGCCTACGACATCATCCTGGGGAAAATAAAGGAGCATCATATTGGTATCCTGCTTAAATACCCGGCGAATGAAACAAAATCAAGGTCACTGGTTGCAGTTTCAAACAAACCGCTTTCTGCCATTAATACTGCATTCATAGGGGCAGGAAGTTTTGCCCAAAGCTACCTCATACCAAACATCAAACCAACCGGGGCTTCACTCGATGGCGTGGTTACTTCCCGTGGCATAACAGCCAAGAACGCAGCAGATAAATTCGGATTTAATTTTTGTTCTTCCGATGCGAACGATGTACTGAAGAATGAAAAGGTGAATACGGTGTTTATCGCCACCCCGCATTCATCCCATGCGGGCCTGGCAATGCAGGCATTAAAAGCAGGCAAAAATGTTTTTGTGGAGAAGCCGCTTGCGATGAATAGCCAGGAACTGGACCAGATCATTGAAACCCGGAGAACGCATACGCAGCCCCTGATGGTTGGATTTAACAGGCGGTTTGCCCCGGTAAGCGCCGGCATCAAAAATGCGCTTATGAATACCGGCGAACCCATGGTTATCAATATCCGGGTCAATGCCGGGTTTATACCCAAAGACAACTGGGTGCAGCAAAAGGATACCGGCGGGGGAAGGATCATTGGCGAAATGTGCCATTTTATTGATCTCATGCAGTATTTCACCGGCTCTGACCCTGTAAAAGTATATGCGGAGTGTATCAGTACCACGAACGACAAGATCACGGCGGCAGATAATATTTCAATTGTAGTGAAATTCCAGAACGGTTCCGTAGGCAATCTCACCTACCTTGCCAATGGCGATAAAGCAATGCCCAAAGAACTGATCGAGGTCTTTAGCGGATCAAAGATCGGCGTGATCAATGATTTCAGGGAGGGACTGATTTATAAGAACGGAAAAGCAACGAAGCTGAAATCGTCCGGCAAAGGGCATAAAGAAGAAGTGGAAGCATTCATCAATGCCCTTAAATCCGGGAATGACAGCCCGATTGATTTCAGGTCAATTTGCCTGACAACATTAACGACCTTTAAAATACACGACAGCCTCTATACCGGAATGCCGCAAAGCATTGAATTAACGGACATGTAA